The sequence below is a genomic window from Thermus filiformis.
ACCACCTTCCACTATAGGGCCTTATGATGAGAGGGAGGGTAGGGATGATTGCATTTCACCGGGTGGGCCTCGAGTACCCCAGGACCAAGACCAAGGCCCTCTACAACGTGAGCCTGGAGATCAAGAAGGGCGAGTTCGTCTACCTCCTCGGGCACTCGGGGGCGGGGAAGTCCACCCTCTTGGCCCTGGTCCTCAGGCGGCTCGTGGCCACCGAGGGGGCGGTCTACTTCCAGGGGCAGAACCTCAAGGCCCTCCGGGGCGACCAGGTGGCCCTGCACCGGCGCCGCATTGGGATGGTCTTTCAGGACCACCGCCTCCTTTCCGACCTCACGGTGGAGGAGAACCTGGCCTTCGTCCTTCAGGTCCAGGGGGTGCCCCGCAAGGAGTGGGAGGTGCGGATCGCCCAGGCCCTGCGCCGGGTGGGGCTTGTGCACAAGAAGCGGGCCTTTCCCGAGGAGCTTTCGGTGGGGGAGGCCCAGCGGGTGGCCCTGGCCCGGGCCCTCCTCACTGACCCCCCGGTGATCCTGGCCGACGAGCCCACGGGAAATTTGGACCTGGACAACGCCCTCATGGTCCTGGAG
It includes:
- a CDS encoding cell division ATP-binding protein FtsE — translated: MIAFHRVGLEYPRTKTKALYNVSLEIKKGEFVYLLGHSGAGKSTLLALVLRRLVATEGAVYFQGQNLKALRGDQVALHRRRIGMVFQDHRLLSDLTVEENLAFVLQVQGVPRKEWEVRIAQALRRVGLVHKKRAFPEELSVGEAQRVALARALLTDPPVILADEPTGNLDLDNALMVLEILKAAHARGATVVVATHARELPEAYPARTILLKAGQVVRDERPGGDGSIRVKEGV